Genomic window (Vidua macroura isolate BioBank_ID:100142 chromosome 3, ASM2450914v1, whole genome shotgun sequence):
CACGAGAGGAGAAAAGGGCTACCTCAGCTTTGGCAAAATATAATACCTGACATGGCTACAACAGGTAGTAACAGGCAACCAGAGCCTTGCTTAATGCTGCaaagttaaaaatttaaaatacaatttccaGTAGAtaaacagataaaataattttaatctcTCTCAAAATCTTAATTGTGCTAAAATATCCATTACAATTCAGCTCCTACACAATCTCTTTggtaagaatttaattttattgttacCACGTTCTTAGAGAGCCTGAATTGTTCATTCTCCAGGATTCTTTCCCCTCACTTCTCCTAAGAAATCATAGGCCAGCTCTGAGATGTCAAAGGCTTTGTGGGTGTTTTCTGATGACAGCAGGTACTCCAGTGCACCATCCTTCTCCCGGCTCCTTTTCAGGAAGTCATGGATCACCTTCCAGCGAGACAATTCCACCTCTTCCTCAGCCCATCTGTAGCTGGGGAGGTAcgtggagcagagcagagggaacacAGAGTCGTGGTACACTAGGACAAATGCAGACTTCAGGAATTCTTGATCTCTCTGCAGAGAAGAGTGtttgaaaatacttcagttCAAACATGTGATGTTGCCAAGCACTTTTCCAAAGTATCGtacatggggaaaaaatccaaacaactcACTCCCAGTTCCcaggaaaacaacacaaagagATCTGACCTTCCTAAACACACATCAGTTATCTCGGATAAGCCTCCAGCATATCCACAAACGTGCGCCCTGAACTCTGCCAGCCTTCCCACAAACTACAGGCACTGAGAGCCCTTTGCTGTGGGGTATTGATATTTCTTAAAAGCAGTGCCCTGGAAGCCTAAACTCCTCTAATTTCCTTGCTGTCCTAGGTGGAGCATGGCTCCAATCCCACTCCTTGGAGCCAGAGATGATGTTGCCCTTGGGCACTGTTTCCCACTCTTTGTGCATGGTGTGACCTGTGTGCTCCCCTGTAAAGATCAGTCTAGAAAACCCAGAGACAAAGGATCAGCCTGTTCAATTATCAAACACATGGGAAAAATCCAAGTCCAGagtgtcccagccccaggagtgctgtgcctggcaggGAGCATTTCACAGCTCAGCCTCACGGAACCGTGTGAGGGGTGAGCATTCAGCAGGCAGCAATCCTCCCACGGGAGTGGCACATGCCAGTCAGGTAGAACTGGATGGTTCTGGGATCCCAGGGAGTTGCCAATTCCATGAGCAGATCTGCTCTCCTTTTGGATGAACTGCCCTGAAAAAGCTGCTCTGACTCAGCAGGTGTTTGTTCTATGTAAACAGGGAGCCATCCTTGTGCATCAATTCATGAGCATGTACAGGGAATGAAATATCccactgctgcttccaggaAATCCAGGATTGAGAGCCAATGGCTTTCTCATTcagtttcctgctgctgctctctgtccaGGGGACAGGACGTAGGACAAGGTATGGGTGAGCCCGGGGACATCCATGTCTATTCTCCAGCTGTCTACGTGCCAAAACGTGGGATTACAACTCTCTGGGGTAGGGAGATCTGAGGAATTTAGGGGGCCTTTTCCTAGGCAGATTGTGGAAGGACTGAAGCTCAGAGTTTGGAGGAGGGAAGATGATTTTGTGGGCATACACAGCCCCCTTTTGTATCCATGGAAAGCTTTTACCAGCCGACTGTTGGAAGCACATCTTGACAGGGAGCCACTCTGGGTACCAACCTGTAACAGGTTCCCCCCTaacaacactgaaataaaaagttagaaatttcctcctgctcctggtttACTGTTATAAATCTGGGTGAGAAATATTAAGAACTTCATTTACATATCTCTATTTTCTAAACAGATGTATGGTGAGAGGAAAAGCTAAGCAGCAATTGCAGTTGCAGGGAGCAGCTAGTTAGAATTACCCTGAatatatggaaagaaaaacctGTAGTCTGTTACCTTCTCAATTCTCTTCaatgttctttctttgtctGCCCAGGCACTCTGAAATGAAACGTACAATCAGAGCAAGGCTGAAGAACTTTGTATTCTcccaggacaaaaaaaaaaaaaaaaaaaaaaaaaaaaaaaaaaaaaaaaacccaaaccaaaccaaaccaaacaaaaaaaacccaaccaaccaaccaaccaaccaaaaaaaaaaaaaacaaaaaacccaaacaaacaaacaaaacacaaaaaaaaccaaaccaaaacaaacaaacaaacaaaaaaaaacaaaccctcaaaTTTTGCCTGGAAATCCTGACAAGGTAACATACCCGAAGTGCATCCATCAGGTCTGGCTGATCCAGGAGTTGAGGGAAAGTTGCTAGAACAGGATTACAGATTAAGTCTGAAACGAAAACAAACACATTCAAGGCTAAGGAAGaatcagttttcaaaatattggCACATTCAGTTATTCAGCAAGCACATCCTCTCCTGTCAGATTATTCCAAAGGGGAAATGATCTGTGACAGTTcttcagagcagggaaggtAGGAGAATTCCCTAAAAACTGTTCTGACTGCAGCCAGTTCTCAGTGGCTGAGAGACAGTTAAACCAGGAGAGGAGACACACAAACCCCAGTGCTGTTTATTGGGAATGCCAGCAAACACGAGCCCTTCCCGATTTACCTGCCAGAGATGTTTTCCCTCATTTCTGCACCTGTCTTTTTTATACACACCTGCAATTGTGCTGCTTAGTTTGGATGTTATGGATAAACACACTTGGGTTCTACCTCACCCTGGCACGCCTGGTGTGGCATTTATGAGAACCAGGAGCCAAGTGCACAGTGAATTTTCCCAATGGAGCACATATTCCACTGCACAGGAGTCCTGGTGCTTTTTGGGTCACTTCCATGAGATATCACTCTGCTCTtgtgattattttaattaatgagACTGTGGGTAAGATTCTAAGTGATGGAGAGCAGGATTTTGGCTGAAGTGTTTTCTTTGTTGTGTGATTTCAAATATTGAATGTACACTTATTCCTTCACCTTGAAGCTGATGGTAAGTTTGGTAAACATGAAGCATTTACTAATGCTCAAACATTTTGGGGAAGAGAGACAGACTGATGACTTCTGGGAAGTAGAAGAGACATTTTCAATTGTCTATTCCTAAAGCGATGGTGGATTTTGAAATACCAAAAATCTTAGAAAAATTTAGAAATCTTCTTTAGTTGCACAGCTACCAGAACAACTCCTGGGATAAAGTCTTTCAATGACTTCATATGAAGTTTGAATCCAAAGGGATGCAATTTAACTCCAGGAGAGGTTGTCAGCCTGATCTACTGTCTTAAATTAAGAAGATCAAATCAGGTAAGTGTGGCAGTTCTCACCTATATAAATTCATACATAGTACAgttaagaaatttaatttttctttatttcaagttGGTTTTAAAATGGAGAAGGCTATAAACTATCATTAGTTCTGCTGAATAATCAGGGCAAGACACTGAGTTCTAAATCCAGAATTCTCCAACTTCTATCTCTCCCTAATGTCAGTAAGTAAATAAtgattaaaaactaaaaaaaaaggaggataaCTTAGCCTGAGTGCCAAAAACATCTCTTACCAAAGGGAGACCTGGCAGGAGTCATTCCCCGGACGAGCCTGATCTTCCTCCAGTGCTCACCTGTGCTTTGCATGCTCATCCTGTCCTTCAGGAGGGCATCTCCAAGGATTTGCCGATAAAACACCAGGAGATGGATGTAGCACATGCCTCCAACTAATGTTTCAGGGAGAAAACTGTTGGGAAAATAAGGGATAGCAGTTGAGGTGTTCATTGCAAACACTGCAGATTTCTCTAGGTTATCTcaaatcctttttttcattttatggaAGCACAAGGACTCACTTCAGGATGTCTTTTGAGTGCACACTTGGTGACTTCACTTTCACCAGAAGCACAGGCTGCTTCCTGAGGCTCATAAACTGCTGAAAaaccccagagcctgctgcaggAATAGACAGCCCAGATTCAAACAATCAGTTTGAAACAACAGTAATAATTATATTACAAAAATGGGCATTTCAGTGGGTTGAGAACTCTTTCGAGTTTAGTTAGCCTGGTAGCacccagctccccacagccaaggcaaaagcagataaataatgaaatacatgcaaaaacagaacacacaaacccaaaccaggcTGTGGGGACTGTTGTGAAGGAGATGCAGCATTAATCACATTATTATGTTTATATTATATTGAAAAGAAACCACACCTCTCCTTGATATTGATGGGTCAACCTCAATGCCTTTCTCATAGGGAGTTCCACCACTCAGGACCAGCTCATACATTCTGTCAATAAAGATAAATTTGAAGCCTGTATGATACTGGGAATTCAACTATTTTTGGAATTTAATTGTACTGGGAGGtcaattttaaaagccattagcaacattctttcttttccagagcccaaatatttttcttgtatggAATTTAGCAATTGTTTCACTAAAATGGTTTTGAGGAATCACCATTTCAACAATTAAAATcttctatatttaaaatttgttaaaGAATAATGTAACTCCAGTTCTGCCAAGAGTAAGTCACTGCTAAAACAAGCATGAAATTTAATCTGTAATACCATGCTTACTTAATGAAATAGtagaacaatatttttaaaatataaataataataataaatgagaCTTAGAAGAGATTTAGAGACTTCTAGAACAGTAGAGGTGTCCTGTGGATATTTGTTTTTGAGCTGTAACCCAGATAAATTCAGAATacatatacataatatatatatacgTCTACCAATATTTGGTAAAAACCACGTCTTGAAAGTCTGAGTTTCAATGAATTATTTCTGTcaataaacagaaattatttctgtcaaTAAACAGGAAGTTTTCctacatttaataaaataaaaatatacacactttattattctttcagatGACTGGATGCACTAATCAAAAATCAGCtgcaaaatataatttacaaTCCAAGAGCAGTGAGAGATTAATTCACAACAACTCCTACCTGACTCCAGGTCTTGGGAACCAGTCTCCTAATTTTCacatgggaaagggaaaatgtggCAAAGAGCCAGAATCATAAAGGACTTGTCTGGATGCCCCCTGACCCAGCAGTGTCTAAGTATGAAAGATGAGCTTAACTCTCAGTCTAAAACAGATGTATATACATCTATGTGTAAATAtagggagagcaggaaaaggcaaCAAACTCACTTGGAAGGAACAGGAATCCCACTGGAAGTGAAAAGCTTCAGAAAGGTCcagccacagctcagctctcctcttTCACCTGTTGactagaaaaaaagagaaatgtaaattatttgaGCAGCTGACCTAGAATGAGCGAACTGAACCACAATTAGTAACAGTAACCACATGAAAATTGTTGTAGTTatccccttttcctcttccaccCTTGTGTGTTTAAAAATCACAATCTGCCTTCTCTGAGGGTAGTTTTTCTGGCTTTACCATCTATTGTCTTACTACATGTTGTACTTTCCAGCAGCATATCCCAGATGGACAGGCTCTATCTGTGTAAACTGGAGCTGGAAACCACTGTCCATGCTGCTGAAACAGTTAAAACTTTAGTTTTCCAACTGTACAGGACATTAATCTGAAATAAATCACAGAGATGGAAAACTGCAGGAGTGATCCCATGCCATGGGATCTTTGGCACAAGTTATTTCAGTGTTGGTACAGGGACACTCATGTCCATGAGTCAGACGGATTTTTATTCTCTAATTAGGGATATTCTCCcatcagagaatcccagaatggtttgagttggaagggattttaaagatAATCTCGTTCCACCCTTGCCACAGGCAGAGATATCTTCCACCAcgccaggttgctccaagccctgtccaacctggccttggacacttccagggatccagaggcagccacagcttctctgggaacctgtgccagggccttccCACCCTCACAtagaagaattccttcccaataccccatccatccctgccctctgatAGTGGGaagtcattcccccttgtcctatcactacattgTGAGAGAGCTTGtgaaaagtctctctccatctttcctgtaggcTCCTTCCAGATAATCCTATTCTATAATCCTGTTCTCTAATGAGGGATATTCTCTAGTCGTATTCTCTAACTGGGAACAGCTGGTTCCCTTTATAAACCTACCCTTGGAGCGATTTCCACTGCACCTCCCCACACTCACATTGCACTTGTACGTGATGCCAAGCTCAAACAATATCCCAGTGTCTGAAGATAGGGAGTTGCACCTGACAAAAGAGTCACCATCAAGCAAGCTGGGTAAGATGCCCATCACCTGATacagagagaaggaggaaaaaaaaaaagttaatgtatctataaaaaacaaaaaaaaatcttttgaatttttaaaggcCATCAAGCACATCCCCCACTCAACACAAGATCTCAGACCCAATACCACTGGATATAAAAATGAGAGAACAAATTCCAGTCAAAATCTTGCTCTCCTTTTTGTCTTTCCATggagcacagctgtgccaccaAGGAACACTTTAGTGACACTGAAGGAAGAAGCTTTAAACAGCCAGGGGCTGTGTCACCTACCCTTGGAGAAAAGGTCCAAGTTTGAGGATTTTTAGGCAGCCACATGGCTCTCACTGTGTGAATGTTACTCAGCACctaaagtggggaaaaaagctaaGGCAAGTTTTTCTGGAAAGccctgctgctttcagaaaatgcaGGGTTATCCCAGATGGATCCAACAATGCACACAACAAAGACAACTGGAAGAAAACTGCTGGATAATCAGGGTTATATTTTCACaaaaagctgctctgcacacacacaaaggaaCAGAGGATCAAGGGCACATGGAGGAATCTGACCCtgacccagctgctcccagggccaTCCCAGGAGACAGATCAGCCCAGGAAACACTCATTGCAAGGAACACAAAGGAGCCAGGAGGCACAATGGCAGGTGGGGGACCCAAAATTAGGGACTCAGAGAAATGGAGCTCCcgccccagcccctcccagggcCACCCAGTACAGCCCTGAGCCCCAAGGGCCAGGTGTGACTGTCACTCTGAgtcaggagcagctccctggctcaCCTCACACTGCTGAGGGACATTTTGGGGCTGCACCTGATTTACCAtgacaggaaagcagagagggagaaacCAAAGGCAGATAAAGGGAGGGGTCAAGTGCCTCGTGGAGTACCAAGGGTGGGAAGCAGGGCCGAGTCTGCTTGCCTGGCCATGCCCAGTGCTCATCAATGCAGTCTGGCCTGTTTCATCATTAAAGTTCCATTCTTCTGGGTGAGTGAGCTCAAATCAGACTCATCTGAGCATAAACTAAGCAGCTTGGGAGGCagactgtgtgtgtgtctctgagTAAGACAGAGAGGAATCAGAATCTGAAGGATCCTGTAAGTTCCAAACCTCCTGCAGTCCATTTTTGGGAAGCAGACACGTTCCTTACCCGGCTGCCATCGAAGAGGCAGAGCCGGACATGGTGGCTGAGGACCCGCACACCGGTTCCAGGCAGAGGGATCATCTTGCAGCTGCATAAAGTGACAATCAGGGACACTCTGGTCGGTCTAGGATGGATCTGAAATACAGCAGAAGGAGGATTAAACCTACAGGGCCCTCTCCACGTGGTCTCATTTTGTGTTTATGGACCAAGATTATTCTCCCAACCACAAACCCAGTGCAGTGCAGTGGTAGCAGCAGGATTTCTTCACAAGCCTTTAGCTCTGCCCCAGGGGTGTTTTAGTGGGACAGACAGAAGGTCgcagcagaagaaatatttgcacCAGAAATGGTGCAAATTAAGACATAATCATTAGCCAAAAGGAAAGAAGGCAAATAAAGTTTGTGTCCCCCTTAACAGCAATACTCACAGTATTTCTCTCTGAGTTCCACACCAAGTCTTTAAAAGCCAGCTGGGATGGAGTAAGCTTAGGTTGCAAATAGTAACTTGCTCGAAACTCTTCACCTACAACAacagtaaatttaaaaactCTTCATTTTTCAAATGATCTTTATTGCACCAGAAAGGACAACACCCAAAATTCATGTCCAGTTGAATATTTGACTAAACAAAACTATGAATTATCTGCCATGAGCACTGTCTACTATTTGTGAGCGTTCTGAAGTATTTAATCTCAAAAGCACaataacttaattttaaaaagagattacaCAGCTTTAAACAGAAAGACTAACAGAACATGAGATATCAGACTtttgaaaaaaagggaagattaaaataaagcaaaaaa
Coding sequences:
- the NPHP1 gene encoding nephrocystin-1 isoform X2; translation: MRGRFHSSGLPGPGPGLGHGALPAPPRVRHPAAPGLSRCPVTMSERRARGPLQRVQRRNRELRAQVEALRAESAAAAPGQREALRLRCTQLKELVEENTNALRGLKKSDEPAPVGNYSQRKEEEEKLLLRLSQQLQKLLLVLDQDNVTKNYPGGEEHQKGPHAEEGNEEEEESEDEESEEEDTEEEEDEEKLLDDPDVRECVAVGNFDAQQEGDLTFLKGEILLIHNKKADGWWVAENSKGERGLVPRTYLAVPKEEEESQEESEEHTEVVDETADGTEIKRRTDSHWSAVRAIIENDTVEVLTTTGAVPAGFRPSMLFHLLEEGEEFRASYYLQPKLTPSQLAFKDLVWNSERNTIHPRPTRVSLIVTLCSCKMIPLPGTGVRVLSHHVRLCLFDGSRVLSNIHTVRAMWLPKNPQTWTFSPRVMGILPSLLDGDSFVRCNSLSSDTGILFELGITYKCNSTGERGELSCGWTFLKLFTSSGIPVPSKMYELVLSGGTPYEKGIEVDPSISRRGSGVFQQFMSLRKQPVLLVKVKSPSVHSKDILNFLPETLVGGMCYIHLLVFYRQILGDALLKDRMSMQSTDLICNPVLATFPQLLDQPDLMDALRSAWADKERTLKRIEKRDQEFLKSAFVLVYHDSVFPLLCSTYLPSYRWAEEEVELSRWKVIHDFLKRSREKDGALEYLLSSENTHKAFDISELAYDFLGEVRGKNPGE
- the NPHP1 gene encoding nephrocystin-1 isoform X1, which gives rise to MRGRFHSSGLPGPGPGLGHGALPAPPRVRHPAAPGLSRCPVTMSERRARGPLQRVQRRNRELRAQVEALRAESAAAAPGQREALRLRCTQLKELVEENTNALRGLKKSDEPAPVGNYSQRKEEEEKLLLRLSQQLQKLLLVLDQDNVTKNYPGGEEHQKGPHAEEGNEEEEESEDEESEEEDTEEEEDEEKLLDDPDVRECVAVGNFDAQQEGDLTFLKGEILLIHNKKADGWWVAENSKGERGLVPRTYLAVPKEEEESQEESEEHTEVVDETADGTEIKRRTDSHWSAVRAIIENDTVEVLTTTGAVPAGFRPSMLFHLLEEGEEFRASYYLQPKLTPSQLAFKDLVWNSERNTIHPRPTRVSLIVTLCSCKMIPLPGTGVRVLSHHVRLCLFDGSRVLSNIHTVRAMWLPKNPQTWTFSPRVMGILPSLLDGDSFVRCNSLSSDTGILFELGITYKCNSTGERGELSCGWTFLKLFTSSGIPVPSKMYELVLSGGTPYEKGIEVDPSISRRGSGVFQQFMSLRKQPVLLVKVKSPSVHSKDILNFLPETLVGGMCYIHLLVFYRQILGDALLKDRMSMQSTGEHWRKIRLVRGMTPARSPFDLICNPVLATFPQLLDQPDLMDALRSAWADKERTLKRIEKRDQEFLKSAFVLVYHDSVFPLLCSTYLPSYRWAEEEVELSRWKVIHDFLKRSREKDGALEYLLSSENTHKAFDISELAYDFLGEVRGKNPGE
- the NPHP1 gene encoding nephrocystin-1 isoform X3, which translates into the protein MRGRFHSSGLPGPGPGLGHGALPAPPRVRHPAAPGLSRCPVTMSERRARGPLQRVQRRNRELRAQVEALRAESAAAAPGQREALRLRCTQLKELVEENTNALRGLKKSDEPAPVGNYSQRKEEEEKLLLRLSQQLQKLLLVLDQDNVTKNYPGGEEHQKGPHAEEGNEEEEESEDEESEEEDTEEEEDEEKLLDDPDVRECVAVGNFDAQQEGDLTFLVPKEEEESQEESEEHTEVVDETADGTEIKRRTDSHWSAVRAIIENDTVEVLTTTGAVPAGFRPSMLFHLLEEGEEFRASYYLQPKLTPSQLAFKDLVWNSERNTIHPRPTRVSLIVTLCSCKMIPLPGTGVRVLSHHVRLCLFDGSRVLSNIHTVRAMWLPKNPQTWTFSPRVMGILPSLLDGDSFVRCNSLSSDTGILFELGITYKCNSTGERGELSCGWTFLKLFTSSGIPVPSKMYELVLSGGTPYEKGIEVDPSISRRGSGVFQQFMSLRKQPVLLVKVKSPSVHSKDILNFLPETLVGGMCYIHLLVFYRQILGDALLKDRMSMQSTGEHWRKIRLVRGMTPARSPFDLICNPVLATFPQLLDQPDLMDALRSAWADKERTLKRIEKRDQEFLKSAFVLVYHDSVFPLLCSTYLPSYRWAEEEVELSRWKVIHDFLKRSREKDGALEYLLSSENTHKAFDISELAYDFLGEVRGKNPGE
- the NPHP1 gene encoding nephrocystin-1 isoform X4 translates to MRGRFHSSGLPGPGPGLGHGALPAPPRVRHPAAPGLSRCPVTMSERRARGPLQRVQRRNRELRAQVEALRAESAAAAPGQREALRLRCTQLKELVEENTNALRGLKKSDEPAPVGNYSQRKEEEEKLLLRLSQQLQKLLLVLDQDNVTKNYPGGEEHQKGPHAEEGNEEEEESEDEESEEEDTEEEEDEEKLLDDPDVRECVAVGNFDAQQEGDLTFLKGEILLIHNKKADGWWVAENSKGERGLVPRTYLAVPKEEEESQEESEEHTEVVDETADGTEIKRRTDSHWSAVRAIIENDTVEVLTTTGAVPAGFRPSMLFHLLEEGEEFRASYYLQPKLTPSQLAFKDLVWNSERNTIHPRPTRVSLIVTLCSCKMIPLPGTGVRVLSHHVRLCLFDGSRVLSNIHTVRAMWLPKNPQTWTFSPRVMGILPSLLDGDSFVRCNSLSSDTGILFELGITYKCNSTGERGELSCGWTFLKLFTSSGIPVPSNFLPETLVGGMCYIHLLVFYRQILGDALLKDRMSMQSTGEHWRKIRLVRGMTPARSPFDLICNPVLATFPQLLDQPDLMDALRSAWADKERTLKRIEKRDQEFLKSAFVLVYHDSVFPLLCSTYLPSYRWAEEEVELSRWKVIHDFLKRSREKDGALEYLLSSENTHKAFDISELAYDFLGEVRGKNPGE